One window of Candidatus Hydrothermales bacterium genomic DNA carries:
- a CDS encoding DnaA/Hda family protein codes for MSLLNPRFTFKNLIEYKGNRMAKRALEAIIEEPLLFNPIFLCSAPGMGKTHLITALAHKLREKNIKELFLTPKEFERDYEKIYEFKKGFLIIDNFETFPKIKNEIIEDFSKNIDVIIANEIQIVLSSSLSLDELKGLKEELISRIKGGLVIEILPPDEEDIKLLIKEKLSKRGVLIEEKFINLISKKGYKNIREIEGDINRIFLRFISKEKIEEKDIEEITGISLPILFFSDIIPEIEKSLEKFEKIAREEEALKTALKEKIYIWEMKGYKTDRLKKLVDIKDIESIKREYRRFVSDIMKLIEFQKIYGEIGEQDPEIEKALFDPDRIEEVEKFIEEKRTHLRKREVPQKLRETEFKIIESDYNRDVLENIRKQATQGEPSLIFVFSPGKRGLSTHLLYAYEINPEPKRVLFNSSDLTDLFFENQSKLNKVFEDFNFIIIDDAEIFFDVEDLRDKLIPIILKEKNRGKRFLIGVKKEMKEIFLPPEFKNLFKVAKVTFIEKPDNKILLEFLNQKLKNKGLEIDENLKKEILNRDFFDLKEFEEHFEEFLKELEKVRETESLAGYLTEVEGESRKIIFDIEILEERIFEDYP; via the coding sequence ATGAGTCTTCTTAACCCAAGATTCACCTTTAAGAATTTAATCGAGTATAAGGGAAACAGAATGGCAAAGAGAGCCCTAGAAGCGATAATTGAAGAACCTTTGCTTTTTAATCCCATTTTTTTGTGCTCCGCACCCGGCATGGGTAAAACCCATCTTATTACAGCTCTTGCCCATAAGTTAAGAGAAAAAAACATAAAAGAACTGTTTTTAACACCAAAAGAATTTGAGAGAGATTACGAAAAAATTTACGAATTTAAAAAGGGCTTTCTCATCATTGATAATTTTGAAACTTTTCCTAAAATAAAAAATGAAATAATAGAGGACTTTTCAAAAAATATAGATGTAATTATTGCTAATGAAATTCAAATAGTACTGTCATCTTCATTATCATTAGATGAACTAAAAGGCCTAAAGGAAGAATTAATATCAAGGATAAAAGGTGGACTTGTAATTGAAATTTTACCACCAGATGAAGAGGACATAAAACTTCTAATTAAAGAAAAACTCTCAAAAAGAGGAGTTTTAATAGAAGAAAAATTCATAAATCTTATATCAAAAAAGGGTTATAAAAATATAAGAGAAATTGAGGGAGATATAAATAGGATCTTTTTAAGATTCATCTCAAAAGAAAAAATTGAAGAAAAAGATATTGAAGAAATAACCGGAATATCTTTACCAATTCTCTTTTTTTCAGATATAATACCAGAAATAGAAAAGAGTTTAGAAAAATTTGAAAAAATTGCGAGAGAGGAAGAAGCTTTAAAAACAGCACTAAAGGAGAAAATATATATATGGGAAATGAAAGGTTATAAAACAGATAGACTCAAAAAATTGGTAGATATAAAGGACATTGAAAGCATAAAAAGGGAGTATAGAAGATTTGTAAGTGATATTATGAAATTAATTGAATTTCAAAAAATTTATGGAGAAATAGGTGAACAAGATCCGGAAATTGAAAAGGCTCTTTTTGATCCAGATAGAATTGAAGAAGTGGAAAAATTCATAGAAGAAAAGAGAACTCATCTAAGAAAAAGAGAAGTGCCGCAGAAATTGAGAGAAACAGAATTTAAAATTATAGAGTCAGATTATAATAGGGATGTTCTAGAAAATATAAGAAAACAGGCAACTCAAGGAGAGCCCTCACTAATTTTTGTCTTTTCACCTGGTAAAAGGGGACTTTCAACACACCTTCTTTATGCCTATGAAATTAACCCTGAACCTAAAAGAGTACTTTTTAACTCTAGCGATTTAACCGATCTTTTTTTTGAAAATCAAAGTAAATTAAATAAAGTCTTTGAAGATTTTAACTTTATAATTATAGACGATGCTGAAATCTTCTTTGATGTAGAAGATTTAAGAGATAAATTAATTCCGATAATATTAAAAGAAAAGAATAGAGGAAAAAGGTTTTTAATAGGAGTTAAAAAAGAAATGAAAGAAATTTTTCTTCCCCCTGAGTTTAAAAATCTTTTTAAAGTGGCAAAAGTTACCTTCATTGAAAAGCCAGATAATAAAATCTTACTCGAGTTTTTAAACCAAAAACTAAAAAATAAGGGCTTAGAAATCGATGAGAACCTAAAAAAAGAGATATTAAATAGAGATTTTTTTGACCTAAAAGAATTTGAAGAGCATTTTGAAGAATTTTTAAAAGAACTTGAAAAAGTTAGGGAAACAGAAAGTCTTGCAGGATATTTAACTGAGGTTGAAGGGGAAAGTAGGAAAATAATCTTTGATATTGAAATACTAGAGGAAAGAATTTTTGAGGATTATCCATGA
- a CDS encoding tetratricopeptide repeat protein — translation MRGSLREIPFSDVVQLMVMGKKTGRLSVTNGEDFLEIYFKGGIIIFGKMINRKEKVGEILLSKGVINEETYKKAENLIEKGAPNFGSALIELGISEDEIKKVYEEEIKKFVSEAISWSDGYFNFEQDEFPKERPIISLDPSYLLIESAKTFDEWKKVQELIPSIDEICILKDKTYKPVDEKEKIIIEFVDGEKTVREVFEKAGKNLFELAETFKNLLLKGVIDTIPKKKRDEEVSKTKILEHINLGYAFLKTGLFEEAEREFRRLNEIIPDKADSFFYLGLLSIYKKEFQKAIEFLKEALKRDPTNPKIMNNLFFIYIETNNLKEAEKILEEIDKLKFEDERFLLNKAIYFDKINEKIKSEEIIKTLMKERSFLKTPYIMLAQKLYNEKKYLQVIEILSILKGYDPKNPEVNYGLGISYRALKKFKEAEDYLRNAIKLSPSNVKYKLALADLLYERGRHDESKTLYTQILSIDKQNKEALLRLGNIYLKEGKNKIALKYFEDLLKIDPENKVAKRNLEILRKAVNV, via the coding sequence ATGAGAGGTTCACTTAGGGAAATTCCATTTTCAGACGTTGTCCAGTTAATGGTTATGGGTAAAAAAACTGGTAGACTTTCAGTAACTAACGGAGAAGATTTTCTAGAAATCTATTTTAAGGGTGGAATAATAATATTTGGGAAAATGATAAATAGAAAAGAAAAAGTTGGAGAAATTCTTCTATCTAAGGGTGTAATTAACGAAGAAACTTATAAAAAAGCTGAAAATTTAATTGAAAAGGGAGCACCAAACTTTGGATCAGCACTAATTGAGCTTGGAATTTCTGAAGATGAAATTAAGAAAGTTTATGAAGAAGAAATAAAAAAATTTGTCTCGGAAGCGATTTCTTGGTCAGACGGATATTTTAACTTTGAACAAGATGAATTTCCAAAGGAAAGACCAATAATATCTCTTGATCCTTCTTATTTACTTATAGAGTCTGCAAAAACCTTCGACGAATGGAAAAAAGTTCAAGAACTAATTCCTTCAATTGATGAAATTTGTATCTTGAAAGATAAAACATATAAGCCCGTTGATGAGAAAGAAAAAATAATAATTGAATTTGTAGACGGAGAAAAAACCGTAAGGGAAGTATTCGAGAAAGCTGGAAAAAACCTCTTTGAGCTTGCTGAGACTTTTAAGAATCTCCTTTTAAAGGGAGTAATAGACACAATCCCAAAGAAAAAAAGGGATGAAGAAGTATCTAAAACAAAAATTTTAGAACATATTAATTTAGGTTATGCCTTTTTAAAAACTGGATTATTTGAAGAAGCAGAGAGGGAATTTAGAAGATTAAATGAGATTATTCCTGACAAAGCAGATAGTTTCTTTTATCTAGGGCTTCTATCAATTTACAAAAAAGAATTTCAAAAGGCAATAGAGTTTTTAAAAGAAGCCCTAAAAAGAGACCCAACTAATCCCAAAATTATGAACAACCTCTTTTTCATATATATTGAAACAAATAATCTTAAAGAAGCGGAAAAAATTTTAGAGGAAATTGACAAGCTCAAATTCGAAGACGAGAGATTTTTGTTAAATAAAGCAATTTATTTTGACAAAATAAATGAAAAAATAAAATCAGAAGAAATAATTAAAACTTTAATGAAAGAAAGATCCTTTCTTAAAACCCCTTATATCATGTTAGCACAGAAATTATACAATGAAAAAAAGTATCTCCAAGTAATTGAAATACTCTCAATCTTAAAGGGCTATGATCCCAAAAATCCTGAGGTAAATTATGGTTTAGGGATATCATACAGAGCTTTAAAAAAGTTTAAAGAAGCTGAAGATTACTTAAGAAACGCAATTAAATTATCCCCGTCTAACGTAAAGTATAAACTCGCATTAGCTGACTTATTGTATGAAAGGGGAAGACACGATGAGAGTAAGACCCTCTACACACAGATACTATCAATTGATAAACAGAACAAGGAGGCTCTTTTAAGATTAGGTAATATTTATCTGAAAGAAGGAAAAAACAAAATTGCATTAAAATACTTTGAAGATTTATTAAAGATTGATCCAGAAAATAAAGTAGCAAAAAGAAACTTAGAAATTTTAAGAAAAGCTGTAAATGTATAA
- a CDS encoding protein-glutamate O-methyltransferase CheR, translating to MYNLKQVKELIFEKTGIDLSYYRDNYLERRLRVRMRKNNLNDISLYIEKLENDEEERKKFINEIGINVSYFFRNKSTYDQIKSLVLPDLKMRGKIYIWSAGCASGEEPYSVAILMKEEGIEGYKIYATDIDNEALEKAKMGIYEPDKLIETPGELIKKYFEKINNKFKISEELKKNINFFFHDITKKPPLTNFDLVLCRNVIIYFVKEKQKLVFENLYLSLKKNGFLILGKTEFLPFEFLDRFEYVSKVERILRKI from the coding sequence ATGTATAACTTAAAGCAGGTAAAAGAACTAATCTTTGAAAAAACGGGCATTGATCTTTCTTATTACAGAGATAACTATCTTGAAAGAAGATTAAGAGTAAGAATGAGAAAAAATAATCTTAATGACATTAGCCTTTATATAGAAAAGCTCGAAAATGATGAAGAAGAAAGAAAGAAATTCATTAATGAAATAGGAATAAATGTATCTTATTTTTTCAGAAATAAAAGTACATATGACCAAATAAAAAGTTTAGTTTTGCCTGATTTAAAAATGAGAGGAAAAATATACATATGGAGTGCTGGTTGTGCTTCAGGTGAAGAACCATACTCTGTGGCAATTCTTATGAAAGAGGAAGGTATCGAAGGCTATAAAATTTATGCAACAGATATTGATAATGAAGCACTCGAAAAGGCAAAAATGGGAATATACGAACCAGATAAATTGATCGAAACTCCAGGGGAGCTGATAAAAAAATACTTTGAAAAAATTAATAATAAATTCAAAATTTCTGAGGAACTTAAAAAAAACATAAATTTCTTTTTTCATGACATAACAAAAAAACCGCCACTTACAAATTTTGATCTTGTTTTATGTAGAAACGTAATAATTTATTTTGTAAAAGAAAAACAGAAACTGGTTTTTGAAAATCTATATTTAAGCTTAAAAAAGAACGGCTTTTTAATTCTAGGGAAAACTGAATTCCTTCCTTTTGAATTTCTTGATAGATTTGAGTATGTATCTAAAGTTGAGAGAATACTTAGGAAAATATGA
- a CDS encoding M28 family peptidase, with amino-acid sequence MVKDTILLFYMNFLISIGPRVPGSEGHKKLREFLYKEFKNMGYLCKVDSFIEDNFKFYNLIFKKGKNNFILLGTHYDTKEGIEGANDSGSGVILLLYLAKKLRDLDKNLLFVFFDGEDFGETPPLYGSRHFAKKNYDIKWGIVFDMIGDKNLEIFMEGYSLKYAPFITDSIFSYAEKRKINFFHKKLKYYIIDDHLPLLEANKKVILLIDFDYPYWHTLEDTWDKISLENIEKLGNFIVDYLKTK; translated from the coding sequence ATGGTAAAAGATACTATTCTCCTTTTTTATATGAATTTTCTAATTTCAATAGGACCTAGAGTTCCAGGTTCAGAAGGTCATAAGAAGTTAAGGGAATTCTTATATAAGGAATTCAAAAATATGGGTTACCTTTGTAAAGTTGATTCTTTCATCGAAGATAACTTTAAGTTTTATAATTTGATTTTTAAAAAGGGCAAAAATAACTTCATACTCCTTGGAACCCACTATGACACAAAGGAGGGCATTGAAGGAGCAAATGACTCCGGTTCAGGAGTAATTTTACTTTTATACTTAGCAAAAAAACTTAGAGATTTAGATAAAAACTTACTTTTTGTATTCTTTGATGGAGAAGATTTTGGAGAAACACCACCACTTTATGGATCAAGACACTTTGCTAAAAAAAATTATGATATAAAATGGGGTATTGTCTTTGACATGATTGGAGACAAAAATCTTGAAATTTTTATGGAAGGATACTCCCTAAAGTATGCTCCTTTTATAACAGATTCAATTTTCAGTTACGCTGAAAAAAGAAAAATAAATTTCTTTCATAAAAAATTAAAGTATTATATTATAGATGATCACTTGCCTTTACTTGAAGCAAACAAAAAGGTTATTCTTCTTATTGATTTTGATTATCCTTACTGGCATACACTTGAGGATACCTGGGATAAAATAAGTTTAGAAAACATAGAAAAACTTGGTAACTTTATTGTAGATTATTTGAAAACAAAGTGA
- a CDS encoding ABC transporter ATP-binding protein, with protein sequence MVEKGNSIRVANLKKIFKRNYVLKGISFEIKEKGLYLFVGDNGAGKTTLFKILSLILFPSEGEIFYNGERVNNKAEIFLKYIGFISHNPLLYPDLTCFENLEFSSKFFNIPKERILELSEVFETKDYLNKKVKELSRGQIQRISLIKSILHDPIFLYLDEPFNSLDKKGSKILESYIFENMDKKIICISSHSYSEIFEESKRIFYLQKGEIVKEE encoded by the coding sequence ATGGTTGAAAAAGGAAATAGTATCAGAGTAGCAAACTTAAAAAAAATCTTTAAGAGAAACTATGTATTAAAGGGAATAAGTTTTGAAATAAAAGAAAAGGGCCTTTATCTTTTTGTGGGTGACAATGGGGCTGGGAAAACAACACTTTTTAAAATACTTTCTCTAATCCTTTTTCCTTCTGAAGGAGAGATCTTTTATAATGGTGAAAGAGTAAATAATAAAGCAGAAATTTTTTTAAAGTACATAGGATTTATATCTCATAATCCTCTTTTGTATCCTGATTTAACTTGTTTTGAGAACCTTGAATTTTCCTCAAAGTTTTTCAATATTCCTAAAGAAAGAATTCTTGAACTCTCTGAAGTTTTTGAAACGAAAGACTACTTGAATAAAAAGGTAAAGGAACTTTCAAGAGGTCAAATTCAAAGAATTTCACTCATAAAATCAATATTACACGATCCAATTTTTCTGTATCTAGATGAACCTTTTAATTCACTTGATAAAAAAGGATCTAAAATACTTGAAAGTTACATTTTTGAAAATATGGATAAAAAAATTATTTGTATATCAAGCCACAGTTATTCTGAAATTTTTGAAGAAAGTAAAAGGATTTTTTATCTTCAAAAGGGAGAAATTGTTAAAGAGGAGTAA
- the rtcA gene encoding RNA 3'-terminal phosphate cyclase translates to MISIDGSYKEGGGQILRISIFLSLLTNKPFYIYNIRKGRPNPGLKNQHLHILKCIKEISESKVEGDRLHSLEVRFYPGKVKGGKVKMDFETAGSIPLFLQTIFPVSLISENPVHLELIGGTDVPGGPVFDYFRYYILDTFKNILKEKSFLVIKRGYYPRGGGVVKLKLHGKLSKIDLEFGDGELVKMKGFLAGSKILEEKKVLERMREAFYKRIKDINNNIEFEISYEDSPSPGCSFLVIGIFNGKRKLAVDILGKKGVPAEVLGEELAEKFILFLKRGDSPDPHLADHLVPFLALYGGEVYQKEPTSHFETAIWTAKHFLDFNVEKKENLFKFTPL, encoded by the coding sequence ATGATTAGTATAGACGGCTCCTATAAGGAAGGTGGCGGACAAATCTTAAGAATTTCTATTTTTTTATCACTTTTAACAAATAAACCCTTTTATATTTATAACATTAGAAAAGGAAGACCTAACCCTGGACTTAAAAATCAACATCTACATATTCTAAAATGTATAAAAGAAATATCAGAGTCTAAAGTTGAGGGAGATAGGTTACATTCTTTAGAAGTTAGATTTTATCCAGGTAAAGTTAAAGGTGGAAAAGTAAAGATGGACTTTGAGACAGCAGGTTCAATTCCCCTATTTTTACAAACAATATTTCCAGTTTCCCTTATTTCAGAAAATCCAGTACATCTTGAATTGATCGGAGGTACTGATGTTCCTGGTGGTCCAGTTTTTGACTACTTTAGATATTACATATTAGACACTTTTAAAAATATATTAAAAGAAAAAAGTTTTTTAGTTATAAAAAGAGGCTATTATCCAAGAGGTGGGGGAGTGGTGAAACTCAAATTACATGGAAAACTCAGTAAAATAGATCTTGAATTTGGAGACGGAGAACTCGTTAAAATGAAGGGTTTTTTAGCTGGGTCAAAAATTTTAGAGGAGAAGAAAGTCCTTGAAAGAATGAGGGAAGCCTTTTATAAAAGGATTAAAGACATAAATAACAATATTGAATTTGAAATAAGTTATGAAGATTCTCCCTCACCAGGTTGTAGCTTTTTAGTCATTGGAATTTTTAATGGGAAAAGGAAATTAGCAGTTGACATCTTAGGGAAAAAAGGGGTACCTGCTGAAGTTCTCGGTGAAGAACTTGCGGAAAAATTTATTCTTTTTCTAAAAAGAGGTGATTCTCCAGATCCACATCTTGCCGATCATCTTGTTCCTTTTCTTGCACTCTATGGTGGAGAAGTTTATCAAAAAGAACCTACATCTCACTTTGAAACAGCAATCTGGACAGCGAAGCACTTTTTAGATTTTAACGTTGAAAAAAAAGAAAATCTATTTAAATTTACTCCTCTTTAA
- the amrS gene encoding AmmeMemoRadiSam system radical SAM enzyme, with translation MLEIGRLTKEGELYQVLDGKKVRCLACAHKCVIFEGKRGICKVRFNVNGKLYVPFNYVSGLNNDPIEKKPFFHFLPGSYALTFGMLGCNFHCPYCQNWLTSQALKDKNSILYYQEIEPSDIVKIAIRKGSKSIISSYNEPLITTEWAKEIFKLAKEKGLKTGYVSNGYLTDEVLDYLDGYLDSYKIDLKSFRDENYRILGGKLKFVLEGIEKVYKRGLWLEIVTLLVPNYNSSEDELREIARFIKSISPYIPWHITAFHPDYKMTDRRRTEVRKIIRAREIGLEEGLKFVYGGNVYGFPELESTYCPECGELLIKREIFFVIENKIKDGRCIKCKAEIKGVWE, from the coding sequence ATGTTAGAAATAGGTAGACTCACAAAAGAGGGAGAATTGTATCAAGTTTTAGACGGAAAAAAAGTTAGATGTTTAGCCTGTGCACATAAATGTGTAATTTTTGAGGGAAAAAGAGGTATCTGTAAGGTAAGGTTTAATGTTAATGGAAAACTTTACGTTCCCTTTAATTATGTTTCTGGTCTTAATAATGATCCTATAGAAAAAAAACCATTTTTTCACTTTTTACCAGGTAGCTACGCCCTAACCTTTGGAATGCTCGGTTGTAACTTTCATTGTCCCTACTGTCAAAACTGGTTAACTTCACAAGCCCTTAAAGACAAAAACTCAATACTTTACTATCAAGAAATTGAACCTTCAGATATTGTAAAAATTGCCATTAGAAAAGGTTCAAAAAGTATTATCTCTTCTTATAATGAACCACTGATAACAACAGAATGGGCTAAGGAAATTTTTAAATTAGCAAAAGAAAAAGGACTTAAAACAGGCTATGTCTCAAACGGATACCTAACTGATGAAGTTTTAGACTATCTCGATGGCTACTTAGATTCTTATAAAATTGATTTAAAAAGCTTTAGAGATGAAAATTACAGAATTCTTGGAGGAAAGTTAAAGTTTGTTCTTGAAGGAATTGAAAAAGTGTATAAAAGGGGATTATGGCTTGAGATAGTTACACTTTTGGTTCCAAATTATAATAGCTCTGAAGACGAATTAAGGGAAATAGCCAGATTCATAAAGAGTATATCACCCTATATTCCGTGGCACATTACTGCTTTTCATCCTGACTATAAGATGACTGATAGAAGGAGAACTGAAGTAAGAAAAATCATAAGAGCAAGAGAAATAGGTTTAGAAGAGGGCTTAAAGTTTGTTTACGGTGGAAACGTATACGGCTTTCCAGAACTTGAAAGCACCTACTGTCCAGAATGTGGAGAACTGTTAATAAAAAGAGAAATATTTTTTGTTATTGAAAATAAGATAAAAGATGGAAGATGCATAAAATGTAAGGCAGAAATTAAGGGGGTATGGGAATAG
- a CDS encoding ATP-binding cassette domain-containing protein: protein MGIDSPIKTVNLKRSYGKIVALDGVSIEVNEGEIFGLLGPNGAGKTTLIRILTTLLLPTSGKAYVLGYDVEKDYKEIRKRINMVSGGEEVGYGILTTEETLYLFSQFYGLSLKEAKKRISELSALLDLEPHLKKRVSRLSTGLRQRMNIARGFINDPDCIFLDEPTMGLDVESSVNVRKFIKNWVKEKRGKTVLLTTHNMYEAEELCDRIAIINKGKILACDTPLGLKDLVKKEEIYEFEIKAKDYYIKKSDNFYIIENKKLEGERFYVKLGTPKNLSFERLISEIRRDNIEILSFKKIEPSLEEVFIKLVGKSFEEIEREQ from the coding sequence ATGGGAATAGATAGTCCTATTAAAACAGTTAACCTCAAAAGATCCTACGGAAAAATAGTTGCTCTTGATGGAGTATCTATAGAAGTTAATGAAGGAGAAATCTTTGGTCTTTTAGGACCTAATGGGGCAGGTAAGACAACTTTAATAAGAATCTTAACGACTTTACTATTACCAACTTCAGGAAAAGCCTATGTTTTAGGATATGATGTAGAAAAAGATTATAAGGAGATTAGAAAAAGAATAAACATGGTGTCTGGAGGAGAGGAAGTAGGTTATGGAATTTTAACTACAGAGGAAACACTTTATTTATTCTCGCAATTTTATGGACTTTCCTTAAAAGAAGCAAAAAAGAGAATTTCAGAACTTTCAGCTCTTCTTGATTTAGAGCCCCATCTTAAAAAAAGAGTATCAAGACTCTCAACAGGACTAAGGCAAAGGATGAATATAGCAAGAGGTTTCATTAATGATCCTGATTGTATTTTCCTTGATGAACCAACGATGGGTTTAGATGTTGAATCAAGCGTAAATGTCAGAAAATTTATAAAAAATTGGGTAAAGGAGAAAAGGGGAAAAACGGTTTTACTAACAACCCATAATATGTATGAAGCTGAGGAACTTTGTGATAGAATAGCTATTATAAATAAGGGAAAAATTTTAGCCTGTGATACACCCCTGGGATTAAAGGATTTAGTGAAAAAGGAGGAAATTTACGAATTTGAAATAAAAGCTAAGGATTATTATATCAAAAAAAGCGATAATTTTTATATCATAGAAAACAAAAAACTTGAGGGTGAGAGGTTTTATGTAAAATTAGGGACACCCAAAAATCTTTCCTTTGAGAGGCTAATAAGTGAAATAAGAAGGGATAATATAGAAATATTATCCTTTAAAAAGATTGAACCGAGCTTAGAGGAGGTTTTTATAAAGCTTGTAGGTAAAAGTTTTGAGGAAATTGAAAGAGAGCAATGA
- a CDS encoding ABC transporter permease: MRKFKESLELNLRSLIARAYVRIVATHREGSFIFLNGLTGIISLASYIYLYRTLGAKKVYEGFVIIGSFILAFWLNVLWSIASQLYWEKLSGNLRYFIIAPCSKIAILIGMSIGGIYMILIRSSLVLFLAFFVFKAPIKYFNPLLIFLAFFITLFGLYGLGMAFSSLYLIWGREAWHLSELLQEPVYAFSGLYYPIKVLPIFIAIVSSLLPLTLGLDAIRQGFFGEEAQGFLNIYVELIILTFLAIIFIFMSYFFLKKMEEIAREKGTLIERWQ, translated from the coding sequence ATGAGAAAATTTAAAGAATCACTTGAATTAAATTTAAGATCATTAATTGCAAGAGCCTATGTAAGAATCGTAGCTACACATAGAGAGGGTTCATTTATTTTCCTAAATGGTTTAACTGGAATTATATCTTTAGCCTCTTATATATATCTTTATAGAACTCTTGGAGCCAAAAAAGTATACGAGGGATTTGTGATAATCGGAAGCTTCATACTTGCCTTCTGGCTAAATGTTCTTTGGAGTATCGCATCGCAACTTTATTGGGAAAAACTTTCAGGTAATCTTAGATATTTCATAATTGCTCCATGTTCAAAAATAGCAATCCTTATAGGAATGTCAATTGGAGGAATTTACATGATTCTTATTAGATCTTCCCTTGTTCTATTTCTTGCCTTTTTTGTTTTTAAAGCGCCCATTAAATACTTTAATCCTCTACTTATTTTTTTAGCCTTCTTTATTACGCTATTTGGTCTTTATGGGCTTGGGATGGCTTTTTCTTCTTTATACCTAATATGGGGAAGAGAAGCATGGCATCTATCTGAGTTGCTTCAGGAACCAGTTTATGCTTTCTCTGGTTTATATTACCCTATAAAGGTTTTACCAATTTTCATTGCTATAGTTTCCTCTCTTTTACCTTTAACTTTAGGCCTTGATGCTATTCGACAAGGCTTCTTTGGAGAAGAAGCACAGGGTTTTTTAAATATTTATGTAGAATTAATTATTCTTACATTTTTGGCAATTATTTTCATTTTCATGTCTTACTTTTTCCTTAAAAAAATGGAGGAAATTGCAAGAGAAAAAGGTACTCTCATTGAAAGATGGCAATAA
- a CDS encoding ABC transporter permease, with product MAIIRFLLSSFLLALKVESNWTRPFWFFFYQTIKPFSTVILVIFMYKAVLGFDLKNPFFSFIYLGTVFWTFVQNSTFGISWSILSDREFYETLKYMIILPYSYTFNLFGRFFAYLVLSLFSVTVLLVTGKILFSIKFSLSVLFVIYLIFSIPLFFSTGLLFGSLLLLYPRYAFFLQEFFTSTLFLISGVVFPVKVLPFPLNLIATYSPFTLWLDGIRKSLGINILSQDTFDPNKLLINFIIISFLFFILSIKIFNLTEKIARKKGKIEETTGG from the coding sequence ATGGCAATAATAAGATTTCTTTTATCCTCCTTTTTGTTAGCCCTTAAGGTTGAATCTAATTGGACAAGACCCTTTTGGTTTTTCTTTTACCAAACGATAAAACCCTTTTCCACCGTTATTCTTGTAATTTTTATGTATAAGGCTGTTTTAGGTTTTGATCTAAAAAATCCCTTTTTTTCATTTATATACCTTGGAACAGTTTTCTGGACCTTTGTTCAAAATTCAACTTTTGGTATCTCTTGGAGCATTCTATCCGATAGAGAATTTTATGAAACTCTAAAGTATATGATTATTCTGCCTTACTCTTACACTTTTAATCTATTCGGAAGATTTTTTGCTTACCTCGTTCTTTCTCTATTTTCAGTGACAGTTCTTTTAGTAACTGGTAAAATCCTCTTTTCTATAAAATTTTCCCTAAGTGTTTTATTTGTAATTTATTTAATTTTTTCAATCCCCCTATTTTTTTCAACAGGTCTTTTATTTGGTTCTCTTCTACTTTTATATCCAAGATATGCTTTCTTTTTACAGGAATTTTTTACAAGTACACTTTTTCTCATTTCAGGAGTAGTGTTTCCTGTAAAGGTTTTGCCATTTCCGCTTAATTTAATAGCTACTTATTCACCTTTTACATTGTGGCTTGATGGCATCAGAAAAAGCCTTGGAATAAACATCCTCTCTCAAGATACATTTGATCCAAACAAATTGTTGATAAACTTTATCATAATTTCATTTTTATTTTTCATTTTATCAATCAAAATTTTCAACTTAACAGAGAAAATAGCAAGAAAAAAAGGAAAAATTGAAGAAACAACTGGTGGATAG